One genomic region from Pontibaca methylaminivorans encodes:
- a CDS encoding superoxide dismutase family protein, with translation MKTLVATALLVSLAAPALHAAEVSAQVENREGDPLGTVTVRDTPSGVALATLALEGLPEGDYAIHLHETGDCSADDFESAGGHVAGDREHGVLVEGGPHPGDMPNLTVRSDGIAQGDVFLPNLDVSRDLLDEDGAALVIHDGTDDYESQPSGDAGDRLACGEFTEQAAE, from the coding sequence ATGAAGACACTTGTTGCAACCGCTCTTCTCGTCAGTCTGGCCGCGCCCGCTCTTCACGCCGCCGAGGTGTCCGCGCAGGTCGAGAACCGCGAGGGAGACCCGCTCGGCACCGTCACCGTGCGCGATACGCCTTCCGGGGTGGCGCTGGCGACGCTCGCGCTCGAAGGCCTTCCCGAGGGCGACTATGCGATCCACCTGCATGAAACCGGGGATTGCTCGGCCGATGATTTCGAATCGGCGGGCGGGCATGTGGCCGGGGACCGTGAACATGGCGTTCTTGTCGAGGGCGGCCCGCATCCCGGCGACATGCCGAACCTTACGGTGAGGTCCGACGGCATCGCGCAGGGTGACGTGTTCCTGCCCAATCTGGACGTGAGCCGTGACCTTCTGGACGAGGACGGGGCGGCGCTGGTCATCCATGACGGCACGGACGATTACGAAAGCCAGCCCTCCGGCGATGCCGGAGACCGGCTCGCCTGCGGTGAGTTCACCGAACAGGCGGCGGAATAA